The genomic window TTTTGTAAGAAATAGTTTATGCTGAATTTATTTGATATCAACAATACATTTTTTTCTGTAGGATCTTATCCTGTCAGTTGGATCGAATTTGTGGGAACTATTGCTGGAATTGTAGCTGTATGGATGGCTGCAAAAAATAATATTTTGACCTGGCCAATAGGATTGATCAATATTACTCTGTTTTTTCTGATATTTTTTCAGGTGCAACTGTATTCCGATATGTTTTTGCAAATTTATTTTTTTTCAATTAGTGTTTATGGTTGGCTGTTTTGGAAAAAAGAGTTTGCACAAGATCAACCCATACATCTGTTGAGTGCGAAGTCTGCACTCATCCTGGGAATCGTGACGCTCGTGTCAACTTTGGTTTTAGGGTTTTTGGTCTCAAATATCCATCATTATTTTCCTGAATTATTTACAAAACC from Saprospiraceae bacterium includes these protein-coding regions:
- a CDS encoding nicotinamide mononucleotide transporter, translating into MLNLFDINNTFFSVGSYPVSWIEFVGTIAGIVAVWMAAKNNILTWPIGLINITLFFLIFFQVQLYSDMFLQIYFFSISVYGWLFWKKEFAQDQPIHLLSAKSALILGIVTLVSTLVLGFLVSNIHHYFPELFTKPAAFPYVDSFVAVASIIANTLMAKRILENWIIWIVVNIICVFLYFQKHILFVSFEYLIFLGLAVYGFWHWKQIHFKELSVQK